DNA sequence from the Pseudomonas tritici genome:
AGGCCGAAGCGCTGAGCGCGTGCCAGAAACAGGCCGAGGACGGGGATGCGCAGGCGCAATACGAGTTGGGTGAGTACTTCCACGACAGCAAAAACCCATCCCGCGACCTCAACAAGGCCTTGAGCTACTTCGAGAAAGCCTCGTTGCAGGGCCACGCCCAGGCGCAGTTCCAACTGGGCAACATGTTCTTCAAAGGCGAAGGTGTGCCGGCCAATAACGTCCAGGCGTATATCGTGCTGAAAATGGCGGCGGTCAACGGTGCGGAAGATGCGCTGGATACGGCCGACGAAGTCGCCGAGCACATGCAGCGTGATGAATTGGAAGTGGCGACCCA
Encoded proteins:
- a CDS encoding tetratricopeptide repeat protein — translated: MKRTGRTLVLGCLLLLQPLLAHAQAGGNSLLIPAMGRCTLNTQPDSQAEALSACQKQAEDGDAQAQYELGEYFHDSKNPSRDLNKALSYFEKASLQGHAQAQFQLGNMFFKGEGVPANNVQAYIVLKMAAVNGAEDALDTADEVAEHMQRDELEVATQVLGQIFRNYLQELQSADGRSPFSPLP